CCCTCACGGCCTCCAGCACCCTCGCCGCGCCGCGCGACAGCTCCGTCGCGTCGCCGGCCAGGTCGAATACCACGCTCTTGACCTTGCAGGACGGCGCGGCCGTCTGGGCCTCCTTGGCGACGCGGGACAGCTTCGCGGGGTTCCGGCcgacgaggacgaggtggaggcccCCGCGCGCGAGCTCCAGCGCCAGCGCGCGGCCGATGCCGTCGGTGGCGCCGGTGACAACCGCCCACGCGCCGTAGCGCAGGGCCAGGTCCTTCCCCGGCCGGATGAAGGCGCGGTGCAGCCAGGCAAGGAAGGTCGCCACGGAGACGAGCGCGGCGTGGAGGCCCAGGGCGAGCAGTACCACGAACCACACCGGCGGCGACCCTGAGACAACCTCATCCAACTCAGCAATGGACTCCAtcggctagctagctagctactcCAAGCCGGTTTCTGCTGCTATTAACTACAAGCCTGAAACAGCTCAGCTGCTGAGCTACTGCTCCTGCTACTCGATCGGGAGTGAAAGCTGAAAGGGTACTGGTACTATAAACAGATCAGGCACCCACGCAGCTTACCTCGGCGGCTTCTGCCGATGTGCTTGCACTGCATTGGCATACACCACGTAGTTAGGGCCATTAATAGCTCGATTCAATGCAAAAGGTGCCCCAACAGCGCCCATGAAGCAGCGGTTGGGTACTATCGCCTCAGCAACTACGCATGCATGGCACCATGGACAGTTGTACACTTGTGAAGCGAGTACTGTATATAAATTGCGTTGGCGATGACGACACAATCTTGCGGGCGgaaacaaaagaagaaaaacttAAGTCCGTAATATTGTTTATATGCATTTATACTAGCAAGAAAAACGTGCGTTGCCGTGCCATATGTCTCCAGCCTTGTACTAAATCATTTTCTCTTCAAAAGGGTTCGAATAATGCCCTCTGAGTTCAAAAAAAGATGAATGCCCTCTGTAGGGTGACTCTGACCCCGAAAGTGAAAGCAATGGTGATGATTTgcatatccattttctctatacttGGAAAGCCAACCATGTCTAACACATAAATGATTCATAACACCACTGCTTGGAATCTCCAAGCCAAAGTCTGTTCAAATAGGCAGAGCCAGACAAATATGAGCACAAGAGCAGGAAAAAAAAAACACAACCTGCAGTCAGATAAATGATCAACGTTCCCAGCCCCATTAACTATGCTCAACAGAATGAAATAAACTTCCGGAGTAAAATGTTGATAAAATACTCTTATGCATGTCCATAAAGACTACCAGTAACTAGGGGAGGTATGCAATTCACCGAACAAATGTCTTTGGTGTTACCAGTACAAAGCCAAAAATAAATTACCATtcctgtcaaaaaaaaaaaaataccatTGTGTACCAGGTGGCATGTTGGAACCGGAGGATGATGGGTAGTACTACTAAGCTTGGAAACTCTAGTTACATGTCCCTCCATGTAACTCCGTCGGCTCTCCCCTGCAGCACTCCAGCACGGGCTGGGTGGACGGCGGCCAGGCCCTCGGTCTGCGACATGCCCTCCCTCCCGCCTCTCGtcggtgcgtggaggcgatctcgggattcttccgcgacacgagggtacccggggcagcagccttgggttcgacgaaagaggtggccctcttcttcaccggagagggtcggcctgcggttggtggtggtggatccttgatctatcaccgcgatccggcggcgagatggaggagcatggaagccggcgatggtgtcgccggtggagggttggattggccagcccgggatggtcgtcgacgtgggggtccgacttgaataaaggcggcggtcctagggtctctcttgcgtgaagaggaggacctaccggaggcctggactcgtgatctggccggggggttgagttccggaaggctccgccggcgaatgtaacaatgctttgcctggagtttgctggatcggaggtattcggtcgtgcgcacccatgcttttattccgaccgattggttctggagggagcggcgcgaaactctttttctgtgtttacatcaagtgactatggatccatgatgaaagtcggaagaagagaatttcatgaaggccggaggggaggactagctaagggaggttcaagtctccgcgctgttgaggggcttgcttggtgttccgggcttcacagcagcggtatgaaagtgggggcgacaacacaagtGAAGtggagagtcctacctttcagggtgaaaacccaaagtctggccttaactggttgtgcctggcaataaccttggtggaggcattgttttgagagcagggactatcttcagggtgaaaacccaagatctttgatcggcgacgacggtgtttgagcactgtttccttcttggaggcgtcgttttttgaagagtttgtaattcaggtgttgtcatggcggtggatgtattgctgttgttaggcccaagATACTGTagtgggacttttgtttcttagtttttttttcctttttttggctgtgtgcatccgtagtgtcaTTAGGGTGGtgcattgttgcagaggctgggtgtaattggtatctcttgatattaatatattccctttatcgaaaaaaaaacatGTCCCTCCATGTGTCAGGAGAGCCAACAAGGAATTTCATTTTTCGCAAAGTATTCTATGTAGTAAAAAGTTGGCTACATATAGAATCATTCTTTCGTCCTTTATTGAGTATGATGGATTCTTGAAGTTACATTACTACTATAAAACGAATTCACAGGTTACAGCAATATACCATGAACGTTACACAGCTGGTCCTTGAAGCCGGTTCACTATTTCCTCTGCTCTAGCTTGTATCTCTTTTATATACTCAACAAGTACCCGTTGCTGATAAGAACCACCTTCCTGTCAAAGAAAGGGGGAAATAAAGATGGACACAATTGAGTAAGTGGATGCCCACGATAAGGTACTGACAAGTTAAATGGTTACTTTCTCTGTAGAAACTAGGTTACGAATCTTACCGTACGAATCAAGATTCTCTCAATTCTCTTCTTGGTAACAGCATGAAATTCTTCAGGTGAAATATCTCCCTTTCCAACTGTAAGTCCATCAAGCAACAGCTTGTTCCAGTCATTTTCTGGAGCTGCATTACAGAAACTCAATATATCAAAGGCGGTAATTGTGGACACTATACAAGAATCTATTTCGTAAAATTCATACCCTCTATTATCGATTCAAGAAACTTTTCAGGCACTACAACCTCTCCCCCTGAGATAGTTAACAGACACTCAGGAATCAACAAAAATGCAGTTATTTCTGAACATTTGAACCTAAAAAGCGTAAATTGGAttgacacacacacaaaaagaaGAGATTACCTTTATGAGCGTAACTGCGCTTTCGGAGAAAGTTGGAAGCATATAGTTGCAACACCTTTTGGAGCATTACTTGAAGCCCTGGCTTATCTCCATCACCTTTGACCTAAACACATGTAAATATTAATAATACAAACAAAACTTTTGCTTCGGCACACCTGCCTTTACAAGATTTTTTGACTTATGATGCAAATCAACGGTGGAGATTAGAACTTACCCCTTCATTAAAAACGGTAATCTAGTCATTTTAAGCGGTGGGCGCAAGATTAGCAACCACGCCGTTAGATCTTTTGCTAAAAAAAATCGCTATTAGATTTTTCCTGGTGCTTTTGCGCGGGCTATTTGTGGAGATGATTTTTTTCTTGTTCTACCAGACGTGCATGAAAAGAAcctttgtttttttttgtagATTTGATAATTAAAAAAATCCAGCTGACGATCACACGACACTGCTGTGAGAAAATTCGTTCTCAAACGAAAGGGTCATCAGGCTGCCATTAGAGCATATTGGGAAGCTTTCAGAAGTGACCAAAGAAAAGGTCCGGTATACATGGTTAGGAAATAAATTGGGAGCGCGTGGATTTGGCAGTCTGGTACTGGTTTCAGTATTCCGGACTGGATCCACGGTGAAGTCTGGATCGATCTATACAGATGAGAGGTAGAGTCGCAGAGAGGAGGAGAAAGTAAAATACTACGAGCCTGATGTCGGGGAAGACGACTAGATTGAGGGTCATGGAATATCCTGGAATTTTGGATGGAGGTTTGAGATCGGCTCCTCCGGTAGGAAGAAATGTAAGATCTTTAGCTAACTAACGAGCCAACTAATCTCAATTTAGCTTAAGGGTAAAAATACCCTTTTAAGttctttaggggggggggggggggggggggtaccgAAGCACCCCTCTATAAAAACTCAAAAGGGTATTATCTTAATTCTCGGCCGATCGATCCCTCATCTTTTGGGCTAATGATTTCTCTATCGGCAATTAGAAGCCCAATAGCAAACTCAAAAACAAAACAACTACAAGGCTCAGGTAAAATTAAAATATTACATATAAATTTCAAAAATTGTGCACATATATGAAATTACACATAGATGTGCAATTGCGTACATATGTGCAATTTCACACTAACATGCAATTGCACATTCATGGCCACTTCAATTCATATATTATTGTGCAATTACACAATAGCAAATTACGTAGTATGACACACATTGCAAACTGATGTGCAACTGCACATTATTGTGCAATTAAATGCTAATGTACAGTTGCACATGATAATATTCAGATGCGATTATGCAGAGATTTCTTGTTTAATTACAATTCATGTCGACTGCAATTCACATACTATGTATGCAAATTGCATACTACTGTGCAATTGCATACTAATAGCCAGTTCGGAACTTGTATGCATGCTACTGTGCAATTGCATACTATTTAATGCCCCTAAATATAGATACACCAACAAAAAATATCTCtaaagaaacaagaacaaaaacggCCTGACAGACAGCAACCCTTACTCATGCCCAACAAAAAAGCCCATAATCTCTCTCAAAAAATTCCGAgaacaaaaaaggaaaagaaaacgaaGCAGGCCAATCCAACCAACAAAATTATCAATCGAGAGCTAACCAAAATCAGCCGAGTTGGCAACGGTGAAATAGTAAACAGTACCACTTACTTGCCTCAGCTGGGCATTAACTTCTGACAGAAAACTCTCATCTAGCTGTCCTTCTTTTTCTCTATTTGATATTTCCTGGGAATAACAAGAGCACATTAAAAAAATCACATCAGAATATGGGGAAAATATCAGCATGCCAAGGTAAAATAGTACTAAAAAAATTCTGAAAGAAACAGCAGGTCATCGCGCAAAGCATAAATAAAGCAAGATTCTACAAACAGTAGAGATGTCAAAATCTTTACACCGATTATCACATTTCACAACTATGATGTTGAAGTCAACTACTGCGCATATGATACTGAAAGAAAGGCTCAAGTTCAATATTTCAAATCCAAGGAAAAAAatataattaagaaataaatgcaAATGGGTAGCATTGACCCAAGGTATACACAAGTGCATTTTGCTTCATGTCTGATGGCAAACTTGAAATGTATAATGGCACCAAAGTTAACATGACTGGAGCACAAGACATGCATGTCGGAGAATAGTTTGGTGGTTGCTATTgacagtgttcttcgaaatacatTCAACGAAACAACAGTCTGAACAAAAGAGATTTATGCTTACTTTCTCCATCAATTTGAGAGCCTCTGGATTTCTTGGTGGCCACATCACTTCTTCTCCTTCTTGCATAACAGGACTAATAATTGCCTTCAGAACATCAGTTGACTGTTCAATCTTTTCCTGAACCATAGAGATTAAATTAGTAGCATGCAAGGCAAATGCCGTAATCACAATAAAATTACAAAAATTTCAGGATTTCTCGTCAGGTCATTGACAGTGGCACTAAAACGAGGAGTTATGCATGAGAGAGCATAGGTCTTACATCAGTCTTGTGGACGACACGGTCAACTATGTTCATAATATTCTCGGCTAGTTCTTCGTAATCTTTCTGAAAAACAAAAGGGAGACGGCAATCCTAAAGTTAGAGAAATATCAAGATAAAAGAGAACGATATATGAAATTAGTAAAAGAAAGAACCCAGATGTGAAAACATACTTTGTCATCATCGGATTTGCACAGATCAATCCTAGCAGCCAGCCGAACCCAGAAACCCTCGCTAAATGCTAGAATATTTTCAACCACTATTAGATCAAGCTGTTTGCATATAAGAAGGGTACATTAGTTCCTTAATCTAGTAACTTATTATGTACAAAATAACATTAAACAAGAAAGGAAATTGTCGATTGAATCAACAACGAATAACCCACCCGAAATATTTCCAATGAGGATTCATCCTTTAAGATATACGGTAGGCATCTAATCTAATTTAGCCACATATTTGGGGACACTTCGAATGAGCGTTCATACATAAAATAATAGGAAAAACTGACAGCTCATAAGTACCTTCTATAGTTTAATTAGCTAATCAGATGTCACCAACCAATTCCCAGCTTGGTTCTAAAGATTTTAAAGTATGTATGAGAAGGATGCTGGAAGCACATATATTTAGTTGTAGATCAATGGTTTACATATTGAATGGAATTTCTGAATGATAATGAATCTACTTCAACATTGAAGTGTAGGTAAAATATAAGTGCAGCTTGTTCTGACAAGACAGATCAGTCAGACTGAAGATATACAGAATGCTTTACCTCTGTGGGATTTGCGTCTCTCAGCATATCAATCAGCCTATCCACTTCAATTGTCTTCTTGAAGGATTCTTCAGGACCTTTAACGGCTGCGCATAACAAAGTGTTCCTGTTTTGATGAAAACATAAGTTCTTGGCGAATTATGCGCATTTAACCGTCACATCATCTATTCTCACGCGATCTTTAAGTGAAAAAATGAAAAGGTCGAAAGCAAAATCACATGATGAACGTGAAATGACAGTGTAGTATCATAGTTTACGAACAAACATGCCATGAACATGCTTACACAACTATTAGAGTTTCTAGCATTACTCAGGGTAGCTGACAAATTGAGTTTCTATCATAGTGTAATATCATTCTTACCAACAATAATGTGAGTTTCTAGCATTACTCAGAGTAGCTGAGAAAATGACAAGTGCAGTGCTGTGAATCTACTTAAGCTTCCACTGTCACATTCAGTGCTGATAATTAGATAAACATGAACAAACTTCCAGCACAAATTCGAAACTGTTTACAGTTCTGAAATTTCCCCTACTCATGTATTATCTCCCAATTCCATACAGTACCAGCTAATCAGGTAACGTGAAAATGAAGATGAATCGTGCATTTTTCTAACTGGCGAAACAAGTTAAACCAATTCAGATAAAATGCCGTTGCTGCAAACCGATAAGTCTTCAGTATACACAAGAAAACTAAACTGAAAGAAAACAGAGAGCAAGCGCAAGACACGAACCGCCTCCGTCGATGCGCGTGGAAAGCTCTCCTCCGAGAAGAATGCGCGGGGATCCCCCAGCACCACTGGCGCAGCGAATCCTAGCCGGTACAGAATCGATTAAAGGAAGGAGACGAACGGTCGTCAGAGAAGGCTCCTGAATTCACTGGAAAGGAAGAAAGAAAGAAGCCAGATGAAGAGGGTAAAGAGGGCGCGAACCGCAAGCCGAGGCGGGGACGGAGACGGCGGCGGGCGGagggacgtggaagcggtggccgtCGCCATCTGGGGCCGTGGCGGGAGCGAGgcggggaggagagagaaggggagcgCGCGCGCTTGGTCCGCTCCACGAATCCCAAATCTAATCCTGACAGGTAGGAGTGGCCACTCTGATTTTGCATAAAGCAGAGACAAGTTTGTCATTTGGCAACACTTATAAAACATTTTTTTGACAGAAACACTTATAAAACATTGGTGAAACGGCTAAGTCCTAAATCTAGAGAGGGATGGAAGAAGCCACCTAAAGGAAAGCTGATGATTAATGTTGATGCAGTTTGATATTGAACAATCCAAATATTCATCGTTCATCATTTAAACATATTGTATACAAGATGTTTGTtaactagatacatctatatctaGACTTGTTTATTAACTAGATACATTTGTATCTAAATATAGTTGAGTTAATTAATTTGAACCGATGGGAGTAGTTGAGACTTGAGACCATGCGAGATGGAGGTTTCTCGACAATAGTTGCCGCAGCAATCTTTGACGACAGCCAAAATCATTCGTTGCGGCCTTGATAATGTATCTATTGAGTTTTGTAATAGGGAAACTAACTGTGTAGAACACAAGCTAGCTAGAGAAGCTTTTATTTCTGGTAATGGAGGGAAGTGGGATGGTGATCCACCTATATTTACTCTAAATGTTCTAGTAAATGATGTAATTGTGTTTGATGATCAATAAAGTTAGCCACGTGGCCTTTTCTCaagaaaaaagagaaaaatgCTGTAAAAAAGGAAAAACTTTTCGAACTTTCAgttacaaaaaaaaaatccaatttttccacttTCAGCATTTCCATCCAACAGGGAAAAAAAGACATGGTCATCTGGAGAAAAAACTGGAGAAAAACTGCTTTTCTTCTCCACTCCTATCTAACATTTCCCCGTCGCAGAACCAACGAGGCTAATAAAGAAATGGTTGTAAAGTGGTCACGGACATCTTTTATACCTGTCAATTGCCCCAACACTGTGAAAAATTACCAATTTATAAGTACAGTTACAAAAATTAGTCAAAATATCAAAACAATGTAACATTTCATCATTTCAAAGTCTCGAAAGAGAATGAAACGAGGGTGAGGCTTGGCCCACTTCTCACTTCCGGAATACCCTACGGAGGAGATACAAAAATTTCCCTAAAAAGGAGAAACAAAATGCACATGTCATGGTGCATTTGAGAAACGTCCCTAAATTAAAATCATCAAAACATCTAAAAAATAGTAGAGTGCATAGATATAACCCCTAGCAAACAAATTACAGAAATTCAACTTCAAGTTTTTTTTGCGAATCAAATTCAACATCAAGTTTGACCCACTACTTGAgatataaatcatggcatgttgagatataaatcatggcatgttctAGAAGAGGTCCATGACCGCTCCCAAACCGACAAAAGGTTCATATATGGTAAGTCGTGTCACTCTTTTGGAACTCGTCCTCCATGAACGTTTGATCATAGGAACCAACGTTGACGGGAAAGGAATGTTTCATATCGTTCTAGCATTAATCGAGATCGAGCTAGGACGCTCATCACACTACAGGAATGGGACaagacgccgacggccaaatgctGGGCTGTCGGCGTACGGCCTGGCCAGGGCAACCCACAATGACAACCGTCGGCGTAGACTGGCCGTCGGCTACGCCGGCGGCTTCCCTCGGCGTCCACCTGGTCGTCGGCGTAGTGCATGGCTCGCGTCCCCTCCGTCCAGACCATGACGTTGCGGCCACGGCGTCACCCTagacaagcaagtttattatttgccctacccatgccagaaagcggaacTCAATGGTTGGGAAGTCGTCTTCCAGGCATCGCCACATAgcaacctaccgattccctctgaGTATGATTACAATAACATTGTCgtgagagggaattttctatcaaaaggatatatatatatatgctcgagaagttacttgaggcgaatgataattatgatgagcctccacccatcaacccttcaactttgtactcAAGAGATAGTGATAGTGAGAAAGAGAAAGGAACGTAGTATGAGAGTGAGAGTGATGATGGTTGGTGAGAGtcttttatgcttagtatttatttgtcaacatgcttcttaattgcactaTATCTTTTATTCCTAGGTATttattcaacatgcttcttaattgcattacgatttttattcttagtatttatttgtcaacatgcttcttaattgcattatgTCTTTTATGCTTGATACGTtgaaaacgtatctataatttttgatgctctatggttgttttacaccaattgctatatgtttcgTTTACACTCCatggcatttttatgcatttttttgaactaacctattaacaagatgcatagtgccagttcctattttctgctatttttgtgtaTCAAAAAAGTTGTtctgaaaatattctcggaattggacgaaaaacAAAAGCTGAAGTTCCTATTTTTCTGTCATGACGACGGAGTCCAAAGTGGAGACGGGGAAGAGCCGGGAGgcgccacaccacccctaggagcGGGCCCCCctagccgcgcctaggcatggtgtgcccCCCGGGCGCCCACTGACATCGCCCTTTCACCTATATATTGCTCCCGACGCGAAAAACCTAAAGGGAATCAGCCTCCATCCaggaaaagttccgtagctccgtcgccatcgaagacaagtttcgggggacataaatctattttctggcaccctgtcgggacggggaatttcccctggaaccatctccatcgactccaccgttatcttcatcattgttgctgactcccataataaggagggagtagttctcctccgaggctgagggctttaccggtagctatgtggtttatctccctctctcatggtgtgatctttatgtgatcatgagctttgtaatttagttgaataagtagatgttaatcTTCATCTATTatactactcaagtggttttattattgtgatcTCCGTAGACACCTTGccccacggtgtgaaggtgacagtatgCGCACCGTGTGTGTCTCTTAGGCTAAAGATTACAAAAATACTTATCATGAGTTataatttgagttggatgtctctatgaaattttggtgtttgttagtactatctttggatgctcaaagtgatgaggacatccctacccaactactacctccgtcattgcaagatgaagacaatgttgctgcgaagctcaagtccgatgaaattaggattggacccattacaagggctcgtgcgaagctacttaagcaacaggtgaattcgctcctaaacgatactttgattgatgagaactttatactacctaagtcatttcacttatgtatgatcaggtatgaggagggagaaagcatcgcacgaggaggagaagagcagctggacatggcattggacgtgaagacattccacggatgcgcgagggaggagagggaggcatgcgcaagAGAAGAGGAAGTCAAAATAGCTCTGTTTCGGTTTGGACAGACCGAAGTGCTGATTTTGAAACGGACGCCATTTATTCATGCGAACTCGGAATCAAGCAAATGAGGAGTCGTTGGAAACATAATTTCAAGAGCTTCCCAGCAAAAatatcaccggcactgccggccaaggaGGGGCGGCACTTCCGGCCCTGCAGGGGGCAGCACTGCCGGCCGTGACACCCCGACACTGTCGGCCtcgacaccccggcactgccggccttgcCCGAATTCAACCCAGTTTTGGCCGAACCTGTTTCAGGTCGGTTTGTATCGAACTATTTCGACCCCTGGTCGTCCTGGACGTCTATATAAGCCCCAGGgatgcccccaaattaggtttagaccatgtttaagataaaccctagttcttagttgtttgctctgcaaaactattgaattccctacaccatattgcttgatattgtgtagatcctgataaagtcttgtgtgatctgctattccattgggaattatacggttgcaacttaccgcttcgtggtcggcggctacgtgtgcaagtgtgtggagttgcgaatatcttgcagggttcagagctgttgcattggcgacagggactaatcgagagatctcgttgcgtcatacaagttatcatccactacatcgtcgagttcctccgctgctatcaccccgtgatcatcatcaccaccgttgcttactgagaagatcgggccgccccttatcatcttggtatcagatttccagttttcctcggtaagccatccacaattgtaatgtcccaggtttagagacgatcgaggggtagattttagaaagggatgtgcactgcatcgtaaattctggggaaatttcgcgcttttaaaacaaaactgcatcgaagggggacaagtttctctctcgacaccttacagggttagggtttcgagagtgcgacaaacttgctcctCACTTAACTAATTTAGggatttgagaagagaggagagatagtgcattacaacttaagttgcatgattgaattcaaacacaagttgcatttgaatttcaaattcaaacatcataagaataactcataattcaaatttgaggtaattcattaaacaaattataaataatcaagatataaatagaacaactattatacaacgctcattagagaaaattggagctttatttataatcacacatgatacattgtcattacaatattcagaattgaaataagaaatgttacaacacattacatgaattgaataaaaaggaaaaaagaaaaagaaagattacaacttaatgaaatttcctaaactacaagttgatcttcatgaattccttgatcaagatgatcttgagtttcaTCTTTATCATCTCCaagttccctgcacacaaacaaagcacaacaaatgttatgccaagtggcaaagccacttggcagattagcaaGAAAAATATGAAATGGTGAGGATATGACCAAGaaccagccgagctgatccactcacaagcaccaggtacacacacacacactagctgctcacacagctagtgtgcatgctcaacagcacctCACACACATGGAGAGTCACCAACAAGTGCCAGGcactgctgtcgaccagagaagcaaggggcCAGGCAGATAAAAgctttccacagtaaaccctaaccaTTCCATCGACACAAGCTTCTGGGTAAGtacaccaagaacacaagaacatcaagaacaggaagaacagtcaCTGCTATTCAACCTATCTCAACAGCCACAGAGATAAACCAAGTagcacaagcttgcaaggaggagcagggccagcactgaagaaatcctctacaccaacaaataattctaggagctggagtgaggtataaacaagaaatcatgggcaaacatctgttttgctcataaataagcatgtgcataacacatacacaagccagagggtatgattaccctgtgtgcatcatcatttggtgttAAAACCATTT
This Lolium perenne isolate Kyuss_39 chromosome 1, Kyuss_2.0, whole genome shotgun sequence DNA region includes the following protein-coding sequences:
- the LOC127302787 gene encoding uncharacterized protein, which produces MATATASTSLRPPPSPSPPRLADSLRQWCWGIPAHSSRRRAFHAHRRRRNTLLCAAVKGPEESFKKTIEVDRLIDMLRDANPTELDLIVVENILAFSEGFWVRLAARIDLCKSDDDKKDYEELAENIMNIVDRVVHKTDEKIEQSTDVLKAIISPVMQEGEEVMWPPRNPEALKLMEKEISNREKEGQLDESFLSEVNAQLRQVKGDGDKPGLQVMLQKVLQLYASNFLRKRSYAHKGGEVVVPEKFLESIIEAPENDWNKLLLDGLTVGKGDISPEEFHAVTKKRIERILIRTEGGSYQQRVLVEYIKEIQARAEEIVNRLQGPAV